From the genome of Pseudomonas yamanorum, one region includes:
- a CDS encoding secondary thiamine-phosphate synthase enzyme YjbQ: MWQQTLITLRAKPRGFHLVTDELLAGLPELKACRVGLLHLWLQHTSASLTVNENADPAVRRDFERFFNALVPQGMAGYEHNDEGPDDLPAHFKASLLGCQLSLPVRAGRLAMGTWQGVYLGEHRDHGGARKVLATLHGDGA; the protein is encoded by the coding sequence ATGTGGCAACAGACCCTGATAACCCTGCGGGCCAAGCCCCGGGGCTTTCATCTGGTGACGGACGAGTTGCTCGCCGGCTTGCCTGAATTGAAGGCCTGTCGGGTGGGCCTGTTGCATTTGTGGCTGCAGCACACCTCGGCCTCGTTGACGGTCAACGAGAATGCCGACCCGGCGGTTCGCCGTGACTTCGAGCGTTTTTTCAATGCGCTGGTGCCGCAAGGCATGGCGGGATATGAACACAACGACGAAGGTCCGGATGATCTCCCGGCGCACTTCAAGGCCAGTCTGCTGGGCTGTCAGCTGAGTTTGCCGGTAAGGGCCGGCCGCTTGGCGATGGGGACCTGGCAAGGTGTTTATCTGGGCGAGCACCGTGATCATGGCGGTGCTCGTAAAGTCCTCGCCACCTTGCACGGTGATGGGGCATAA
- the sutA gene encoding transcriptional regulator SutA — translation MSDDDLENDDLEVGDDDETEEGLEAAAEDVADDDGGDDAPVPVAKGKAKAAVSVDELPSVEAKNKERDALARAMEEFLAKGGKVQEVEANVVADPPKKPDNKYGSRPI, via the coding sequence ATGAGCGACGATGATCTGGAAAACGACGACCTCGAAGTAGGCGACGACGACGAAACCGAAGAAGGTCTTGAGGCGGCTGCCGAAGACGTGGCTGACGACGACGGTGGCGATGATGCACCGGTCCCGGTAGCCAAGGGCAAAGCCAAGGCTGCGGTGTCGGTTGACGAACTGCCGAGCGTAGAAGCCAAGAACAAAGAGCGCGATGCGCTGGCCCGTGCGATGGAAGAGTTCCTCGCTAAAGGCGGCAAAGTGCAGGAAGTCGAGGCTAACGTGGTGGCAGATCCACCGAAGAAGCCTGATAACAAGTACGGCAGCCGGCCTATCTAA
- a CDS encoding HAD family hydrolase, which yields MSIKLITFDLDDTLWDNVPVIISAEASMREWLATHATKVGDLPLEKFASLRQQVLERHPELKYRISVLRQKVLQHAFEEAGYPLPEAAQMADVCFEAFIHARHQLTVFPEAEPMLQALRRDYLLGVITNGNADVQRVGLADYFHFALRAEDIGIAKPDARLFQEALQRGGVAPSAAVHVGDHPGDDIAGAQQAGLRAVWFNPAGKVWEAEKLPDAEIRSLTELPALLTRWK from the coding sequence ATGAGCATCAAGCTGATCACCTTCGACCTGGACGATACGCTCTGGGATAACGTGCCGGTCATCATCAGCGCCGAGGCGTCAATGCGCGAGTGGCTGGCGACCCATGCCACCAAGGTGGGCGACTTGCCTCTGGAGAAGTTTGCCAGCCTGCGCCAACAGGTGCTGGAGCGACATCCAGAGCTGAAATACCGCATCAGCGTGTTGCGTCAAAAGGTGCTGCAACATGCTTTCGAGGAAGCCGGATACCCGTTGCCGGAAGCGGCGCAGATGGCGGACGTGTGCTTTGAAGCGTTCATCCACGCCCGGCATCAACTCACCGTATTCCCCGAAGCGGAACCGATGCTGCAAGCGCTTCGCCGCGACTATCTGCTGGGGGTGATTACCAACGGCAATGCCGATGTGCAGCGTGTGGGGCTGGCGGATTACTTTCACTTTGCACTCCGGGCTGAAGACATTGGTATTGCCAAGCCGGATGCGCGGTTGTTCCAGGAGGCCCTGCAGCGCGGTGGCGTAGCGCCGAGCGCTGCGGTGCACGTTGGCGATCATCCGGGGGATGACATAGCCGGTGCGCAGCAGGCGGGGCTGCGGGCGGTGTGGTTCAACCCGGCGGGCAAGGTCTGGGAGGCCGAGAAGTTGCCGGATGCCGAGATTCGCAGCCTGACCGAGTTGCCAGCACTCCTGACCCGCTGGAAGTGA
- the xerC gene encoding tyrosine recombinase XerC — translation MERQLDAYCAHLRSERQVSPHTLEAYRRDLNKVLAFCEKQHISSWKALDIQGLRSLIARLHQQGQSSRSLARLLSAVRGLYHYLNREGLCDHDPANGLAPPKGERRLPKTLDTDRALQLLDGAVEDDFLAHRDQAILELFYSSGLRLSELTGLNLDQLDLEDGLVQVLGKGSKTRVLPVGKKAREALLLWLPLRALANPADDAVFISQQGRRLGPRAIQLRVKAAGERELGQNLHPHMLRHSFASHLLESSQDLRAVQELLGHSDIKTTQIYTHLDFQHLATVYDSAHPRAKRIKGSDS, via the coding sequence ATGGAACGACAACTGGACGCCTACTGCGCTCACCTGCGCAGCGAGCGCCAGGTGTCGCCGCATACCCTGGAAGCCTACCGTCGGGACTTGAACAAGGTCCTGGCGTTCTGCGAGAAGCAACACATCAGCAGCTGGAAGGCCCTGGATATCCAGGGTCTGCGCAGCCTGATCGCCCGCCTGCACCAGCAAGGCCAATCCTCCCGCAGCCTGGCGCGCCTGCTGTCGGCGGTACGCGGCCTCTATCACTACCTGAACCGCGAAGGCCTGTGCGACCACGACCCAGCCAACGGCCTGGCGCCGCCCAAGGGTGAACGCCGCCTGCCCAAGACCCTCGACACCGACCGTGCCCTGCAATTGCTCGACGGCGCCGTGGAGGACGACTTCCTGGCTCATCGCGACCAGGCGATCCTCGAACTGTTCTACTCCTCGGGCCTGCGCCTGTCGGAGCTGACCGGGCTCAACCTCGATCAGCTGGACCTGGAGGATGGCCTGGTGCAGGTGCTCGGCAAAGGCAGCAAGACCCGCGTATTACCGGTGGGCAAGAAGGCCCGCGAAGCCCTGCTGCTGTGGCTGCCCCTGCGTGCCCTGGCCAACCCGGCGGATGACGCCGTGTTTATCAGCCAGCAAGGCCGCCGCCTCGGGCCACGGGCCATTCAGTTACGGGTCAAGGCCGCCGGCGAGCGCGAGCTGGGGCAAAACCTGCACCCGCACATGCTCAGGCACTCCTTTGCCAGCCACCTGCTGGAGTCGTCCCAGGACCTGCGCGCGGTGCAGGAACTGCTTGGCCACTCAGACATCAAGACCACCCAGATCTACACCCACCTGGACTTTCAACACCTGGCAACGGTGTACGACAGCGCCCATCCACGGGCCAAACGCATTAAGGGCAGTGACTCATGA
- a CDS encoding DUF484 family protein gives MTDKPQVPANASPSESLEAAAVAAYLEANPDFFVEHEELLPALRIPHQRGDTVSLVERQMKILRERNIEMRHRLSQLMDVARDNDRLFDKTRRLVLTLMDAASLEEAVIAVEDSLRQDFQVPFVSLILFSDNPMPVGRWVSGSDAQTAIGGLLSEGKTISGTLREHELDFLFGAEQRQQIGSTAVVALSHQGLHGVLAIASRDPQHYKSSVGTLFLSYIAEVLGRVLPRFTTALRAVR, from the coding sequence ATGACTGATAAGCCTCAAGTACCCGCGAACGCATCCCCAAGCGAAAGTCTGGAGGCCGCAGCCGTTGCGGCGTATCTGGAGGCTAATCCGGACTTCTTCGTCGAACACGAAGAACTGCTGCCGGCCCTGCGCATTCCCCACCAGCGCGGCGATACCGTGTCGCTGGTGGAGCGGCAGATGAAGATCCTGCGCGAGCGCAATATCGAGATGCGTCATCGGCTCTCGCAGCTGATGGACGTGGCCCGCGACAACGACCGCCTGTTCGACAAGACCCGCCGCCTGGTCCTGACCCTGATGGACGCCGCCAGCCTGGAAGAAGCGGTTATTGCCGTCGAAGACAGCCTGCGCCAGGACTTCCAAGTGCCTTTTGTCAGCCTGATCCTGTTCAGCGACAACCCGATGCCGGTAGGGCGCTGGGTCAGCGGCAGCGATGCCCAGACCGCCATTGGCGGCTTGCTGTCCGAAGGCAAGACCATCAGCGGCACCCTGCGCGAGCATGAGCTGGACTTCCTGTTTGGCGCCGAACAGCGCCAGCAGATCGGCTCCACCGCTGTGGTCGCCCTGAGTCATCAAGGTTTACACGGTGTGCTGGCCATCGCCAGCCGTGATCCACAGCACTACAAAAGCTCGGTGGGCACGCTGTTCCTGAGCTACATCGCCGAAGTGCTGGGTCGCGTCCTGCCGCGCTTCACCACTGCCCTGCGCGCGGTGCGCTAA
- the dapF gene encoding diaminopimelate epimerase: MLLRFTKMHGLGNDFMVLDLVSQHAHILPKHAKLWGDRHTGVGFDQLLLVEAPSNPEVDFRYRIFNSDGSEVEQCGNGARCFARFVLDKRLTAKRQIRVETKSGIIELDIRSDGQIGVNMGAPRLVPADIPFQATEQALSYAVDVDGKTVNLAAVSMGNPHAVLRVDDINSAPVHELGPKIENHPRFPARVNVGFLQVIDRSRALLRVWERGAGETQACGTGACAAAVAAISQGWMDSPLLIDLPGGRLSIEWAGPGQPVKMTGPATRVYEGQVRL, encoded by the coding sequence ATGTTGCTGCGTTTTACCAAGATGCACGGGCTGGGCAATGACTTCATGGTTCTCGACCTGGTCAGCCAGCACGCGCATATCCTGCCCAAGCACGCCAAGCTGTGGGGCGACCGGCACACCGGTGTCGGCTTCGACCAGTTGTTGCTCGTGGAAGCACCGAGCAACCCGGAAGTGGATTTCCGTTACCGGATCTTCAACTCCGACGGCTCCGAAGTGGAACAGTGCGGCAACGGTGCCCGCTGTTTCGCCCGCTTTGTGCTGGACAAGCGCCTGACCGCCAAGCGGCAGATTCGCGTCGAGACCAAAAGCGGCATTATCGAGCTGGATATTCGCAGCGACGGCCAGATCGGCGTCAACATGGGCGCCCCACGGCTGGTGCCGGCGGACATTCCGTTCCAGGCCACCGAGCAAGCCCTGAGCTATGCGGTGGATGTGGACGGCAAGACCGTCAACCTGGCTGCCGTGTCCATGGGCAACCCCCATGCCGTGCTGCGGGTCGATGACATCAACAGCGCACCGGTTCACGAACTGGGGCCGAAGATCGAAAACCACCCGCGCTTTCCAGCGCGGGTTAACGTGGGTTTCCTGCAGGTCATCGACCGTTCCCGTGCGCTATTGCGCGTCTGGGAACGCGGTGCCGGCGAAACCCAGGCTTGCGGTACCGGCGCCTGCGCCGCTGCCGTAGCCGCGATCAGCCAGGGGTGGATGGATTCGCCACTGCTGATCGACCTGCCCGGCGGACGTCTGTCCATCGAATGGGCAGGCCCTGGCCAACCGGTGAAAATGACCGGCCCGGCCACCCGCGTCTACGAAGGACAGGTCCGTCTATGA
- the lysA gene encoding diaminopimelate decarboxylase: MDAFNYRDGELFAEGVALSAIAERFGTPTYVYSRAHIEAQYRSFADALEGTPSLVCYAVKANSNLGVLNVLARLGAGFDIVSRGELERVLAAGGKADKIVFSGVGKSREDMRRALEVGVHCFNVESTDELERLQVVAAEMGVRAPISLRVNPDVDAGTHPYISTGLKENKFGIAIADAEDVYIRAAQLPNLEVLGVDCHIGSQLTSLPPFLDALDRLLALIDRLGECGIYLHHIDLGGGVGVRYRDEEPPLVSDYIKAVRERTEGRDLTLMFEPGRYVVANAGVLLTQVEYLKHTEHKDFAIVDAAMNDLIRPALYQAWMDVTAVKPRAGEGRSYDVVGPICETGDFLAKERQLALEEGDLLAVHSAGAYGFVMSSNYNTRGRTAEVLVDGDQAFEVRRRETVAELFAGESLLPE, translated from the coding sequence ATGGACGCTTTTAACTACCGGGACGGCGAGCTGTTCGCGGAAGGTGTCGCGCTGTCCGCCATTGCCGAGCGCTTTGGTACCCCGACCTACGTGTACTCCCGTGCCCACATCGAAGCGCAATACCGCTCCTTTGCCGACGCGCTGGAAGGCACGCCAAGCCTGGTGTGCTACGCGGTAAAAGCCAACTCCAACCTGGGTGTACTCAATGTCCTGGCGCGCCTTGGCGCCGGTTTCGACATTGTGTCCCGGGGCGAGCTTGAGCGTGTGCTGGCCGCTGGCGGCAAAGCTGACAAGATCGTGTTCTCCGGCGTCGGCAAGAGCCGCGAAGACATGCGCCGCGCCCTGGAAGTTGGCGTGCACTGCTTCAACGTCGAGTCCACCGACGAGTTGGAGCGCCTGCAAGTGGTGGCCGCCGAGATGGGCGTTCGCGCACCGATCTCCCTGCGGGTCAACCCGGACGTAGACGCCGGCACTCACCCGTACATTTCCACCGGTCTCAAAGAGAACAAGTTCGGCATCGCCATTGCCGACGCCGAGGACGTGTACATCCGTGCCGCCCAACTGCCAAACCTGGAAGTATTGGGCGTCGACTGCCATATCGGCTCGCAACTGACCAGCCTGCCACCGTTCCTCGACGCCCTCGACCGCCTGCTGGCGCTGATCGACCGCCTCGGCGAATGCGGCATCTACCTGCACCACATCGACCTCGGTGGCGGCGTGGGCGTGCGTTATCGCGACGAAGAACCGCCGCTGGTTTCCGACTACATCAAGGCCGTGCGCGAGCGCACCGAAGGCCGCGACCTGACGCTGATGTTCGAGCCAGGCCGCTACGTCGTCGCCAATGCCGGCGTGCTGCTGACCCAGGTCGAGTACCTCAAGCACACCGAACACAAGGATTTCGCCATCGTCGATGCGGCGATGAACGACCTGATCCGCCCGGCGCTGTACCAGGCCTGGATGGATGTGACGGCCGTCAAGCCACGTGCTGGCGAAGGCCGCAGCTACGACGTGGTCGGCCCGATCTGCGAGACCGGCGACTTCCTGGCCAAGGAACGTCAGCTGGCCCTGGAAGAAGGCGACCTGCTGGCCGTGCATTCGGCCGGTGCCTACGGGTTTGTCATGAGCTCCAACTACAACACCCGCGGGCGTACCGCCGAGGTGCTGGTGGACGGTGATCAAGCGTTTGAAGTGCGTCGCCGCGAGACGGTAGCCGAGTTGTTTGCTGGCGAAAGCCTGCTGCCGGAGTAA
- the lptM gene encoding LPS translocon maturation chaperone LptM encodes MKRLISSLAALVAVACLVSACGQKGPLYLPDDSKDPNEQAQSSQTKAHKHDTY; translated from the coding sequence ATGAAGCGCCTGATCTCTTCCCTTGCTGCGCTCGTCGCGGTCGCTTGCCTCGTTAGTGCCTGTGGTCAAAAAGGCCCGCTGTATCTGCCCGATGACAGCAAAGACCCGAATGAACAGGCGCAATCGTCGCAAACCAAAGCGCACAAGCACGACACCTACTAA
- the cyaY gene encoding iron donor protein CyaY, whose product MSLTEARFHDLVDSTQQALEDIFDDSGLDVDLENSAGVLTVKFESGQQLIFSRQEPLRQLWLAARSGGVHFDYDEESGKWQCDKSEELLGEMLTRLIHEYTGVELDFDEI is encoded by the coding sequence ATGAGTTTGACCGAAGCCCGTTTTCACGACCTGGTGGATTCGACCCAGCAAGCGCTGGAGGATATTTTCGACGACAGCGGCCTGGATGTGGACCTGGAGAACTCGGCCGGTGTGCTGACCGTCAAGTTTGAGAGTGGCCAGCAACTGATCTTCAGTCGCCAGGAACCGCTGCGTCAGCTGTGGCTGGCTGCGCGCTCCGGTGGCGTTCACTTCGACTACGACGAAGAAAGCGGCAAATGGCAGTGCGACAAGAGCGAAGAGTTGTTGGGCGAGATGCTCACGCGCCTGATTCATGAATATACCGGCGTCGAGCTGGACTTCGACGAGATCTGA
- a CDS encoding DUF1289 domain-containing protein translates to MTQPVPVRPPKPLFSNVSPAVPSPCISLCRLDEHKVCLGCFRHVEDIREWRSADDARRRVIVAQAEQRKASA, encoded by the coding sequence GTGACGCAGCCCGTACCCGTACGCCCGCCCAAGCCGCTGTTCAGCAATGTCAGCCCGGCGGTGCCGTCACCTTGTATCAGTTTATGTCGGCTGGATGAGCACAAAGTCTGCCTCGGCTGCTTTCGTCATGTAGAAGACATCCGTGAATGGCGCTCCGCCGACGATGCGCGGCGCCGCGTGATCGTCGCCCAGGCCGAGCAGCGCAAGGCCTCCGCCTGA
- the rnk gene encoding nucleoside diphosphate kinase regulator, with protein sequence MTAPSIILTRLDVQRLEQLIDRVGEASPGVEALQHELDRAEEVVGHDEVPATVVTMNSSVHCREQGSGKDYHLTLVYPKDANADEGKISILAPVGSALLGLQVGQHIDWPAPGGKTLKLELLGVEGQPKDGGAFPL encoded by the coding sequence ATGACCGCACCTTCCATCATCCTCACCCGTCTTGACGTGCAGCGTCTTGAGCAACTGATCGACCGTGTAGGCGAGGCGTCGCCGGGCGTTGAAGCCCTGCAACACGAACTCGACCGCGCCGAAGAAGTGGTTGGCCACGATGAAGTGCCTGCAACTGTCGTGACCATGAACTCCAGCGTGCATTGCCGTGAACAAGGCAGTGGCAAGGACTATCACCTGACCCTGGTCTACCCCAAGGACGCGAACGCCGACGAAGGCAAAATCTCGATCCTGGCGCCGGTGGGCAGCGCTTTGTTGGGCCTGCAAGTCGGCCAGCACATCGACTGGCCAGCACCAGGTGGCAAAACCCTCAAGCTTGAATTGCTCGGCGTCGAAGGCCAGCCGAAAGACGGTGGTGCCTTTCCTCTCTAA
- a CDS encoding class I adenylate cyclase, which produces MTRTHEIRPDLDEGIDRKVLTQLRARFLALNEGRMARAVEGLTPRQQSVLTLLPLFFHVNHPLLPGYVSGSTPAGLSNFEPDAQALAEAQRLTRTFSYKPRHGNPPRPIHGLFLMGSLGTLAQADQSDMDVWVCHAADLSENELAELRKKCHLLETWALTMGAEAHFFLIEPTRFIQGDRDTQLSSEDCGTSQHYLLLDEFYRTAIWLAGRTPIWWLVPVYEETRYAEFTHALISKRFIRADETLDLGHLAHIPPGEFIGAGLWQLFKGIESPYKSVLKLLLTEVYASEHPKVQCLSLRFKRAVFANQMDLDELDPYIVVYRRIEEYLKARNEPERLELVRRALYLKVNRKLTAGQRTDRWQRLLLERLAHEWGWDQRQLALLDSRSQWKVRQVASERRALVNELNYSYRFLTQFARTEQTVSLINKRDLNVLGRRLYAAFERKAGKVEFINPGIAPDLAEDTLTLVQSPNRKEPGQHHWGLYNGSLTALEWEHFAPIKRSRDLLEMLTWCHRNGVIDSSTRLALHPGSSDMTEFELFNLLGSLQQTVALPLASVDEERLLRSAVPEEVLLLINVGVDPLKHHRDLNILMTTERTDSLSYAGVRENLVLTLDQVTLNSWNEVMVSRYDGPHALLDCLRDYLNQLPANHLPRLRVRCFCHNRAQFIAQRVEEIFDTAQNLMLSQENHRYLVQVQQHYHVMELTPGQANHVSLATQDALIAYLSEELASYSPLHLDTMALEDHDLALLLPMGLPDCVQVFYRINEGVAELYVLDEFNALWQQRLPFHDEQSLLVPLQRFLQSIIYRRDALLPLDPQQPLGAVQILYYQLLPSGSGRARRAEPRPAPQTPANKPFYDVQAIIGKAAPGQVGITLYCNQREFSELEFGDQLFAVVAQQIVGQRREAERYRCYITDLDLSGLLGDVQSPSNLYLRYKADLELALNEALNQV; this is translated from the coding sequence ATGACCCGCACCCACGAAATCCGCCCCGACCTGGACGAAGGCATCGACCGCAAGGTGCTGACCCAGTTGCGCGCGCGATTTCTGGCCCTGAACGAGGGCCGCATGGCCCGGGCCGTTGAAGGGCTGACGCCGCGCCAGCAAAGCGTACTGACGCTGCTGCCGCTGTTTTTCCACGTCAATCACCCGCTGCTGCCGGGTTATGTGTCGGGCAGCACACCGGCCGGCCTGTCGAACTTTGAACCCGACGCGCAAGCGTTGGCAGAAGCTCAGCGCCTGACCCGCACGTTTTCCTACAAGCCCCGGCACGGCAACCCACCGCGCCCTATTCATGGCCTGTTCCTGATGGGCAGCCTGGGCACCCTGGCCCAGGCCGATCAAAGTGATATGGACGTGTGGGTCTGCCACGCTGCCGATCTCAGTGAGAATGAGCTGGCCGAGCTACGAAAAAAATGCCACTTGCTGGAAACCTGGGCTCTGACCATGGGCGCCGAGGCGCATTTTTTCCTGATCGAGCCGACACGGTTTATCCAGGGTGACCGCGACACCCAACTGAGCTCGGAAGACTGCGGCACCAGCCAGCATTACCTGCTGCTGGATGAGTTCTACCGCACCGCCATCTGGCTGGCAGGGCGCACGCCAATCTGGTGGCTGGTGCCGGTGTATGAAGAAACCCGCTACGCCGAATTCACCCACGCGTTGATCTCCAAGCGCTTTATCCGCGCCGATGAAACCCTCGACCTGGGCCATCTGGCCCACATCCCGCCGGGTGAATTTATCGGCGCCGGCCTGTGGCAGTTGTTCAAGGGCATCGAATCGCCCTACAAGTCGGTACTCAAGCTCCTACTGACCGAGGTCTACGCCAGCGAACACCCGAAGGTGCAGTGCCTGAGCCTGCGCTTCAAGCGGGCGGTGTTTGCCAACCAGATGGACCTGGACGAGCTGGACCCGTACATCGTGGTCTACCGCCGCATCGAGGAATACCTCAAGGCCCGCAACGAACCGGAGCGCCTGGAACTGGTGCGGCGCGCCCTGTACCTGAAGGTCAACCGCAAGCTCACGGCCGGCCAGCGCACCGACCGCTGGCAACGTTTGCTGCTGGAGCGCCTGGCCCATGAATGGGGTTGGGACCAGCGCCAACTGGCCCTGCTGGACAGCCGCAGCCAATGGAAAGTCCGCCAAGTGGCCTCCGAGCGCCGGGCGCTGGTCAACGAGCTGAACTATAGCTATCGCTTCCTGACCCAGTTTGCCCGCACCGAACAGACCGTCAGCCTGATCAACAAGCGCGACCTCAATGTGCTCGGCCGGCGCCTGTATGCCGCCTTCGAGCGCAAGGCCGGCAAGGTTGAGTTCATCAACCCCGGCATTGCCCCGGACCTGGCCGAAGACACCCTGACCCTGGTGCAATCGCCCAACCGTAAAGAGCCGGGTCAGCACCATTGGGGCTTGTACAACGGCAGCCTGACCGCCCTGGAATGGGAGCACTTCGCACCGATCAAGCGCAGCCGCGACCTGCTGGAAATGCTCACCTGGTGCCACCGCAACGGCGTGATCGACAGCAGCACCCGCCTGGCCTTGCACCCCGGCAGCAGCGACATGACCGAATTCGAGCTGTTCAACCTGCTGGGCAGCCTGCAACAGACCGTCGCCCTGCCCTTGGCCAGCGTCGATGAAGAACGTCTGTTGCGCTCGGCGGTGCCCGAGGAAGTGCTGCTGCTGATCAACGTCGGCGTCGATCCGCTCAAGCACCACCGCGACCTGAACATCCTGATGACCACCGAGCGCACCGACTCCCTGAGTTACGCCGGCGTACGGGAAAACCTGGTGCTAACCCTGGACCAGGTCACGCTCAACAGCTGGAACGAGGTGATGGTCAGCCGCTACGACGGCCCCCACGCGCTGCTCGACTGCCTGCGGGATTACCTGAACCAGCTGCCGGCCAATCACCTGCCGCGATTGCGGGTGCGTTGCTTCTGCCACAACCGTGCGCAATTCATTGCCCAGCGCGTGGAAGAAATCTTCGACACCGCGCAAAACCTGATGCTGAGCCAGGAAAACCACCGCTACCTGGTGCAGGTGCAGCAGCACTACCACGTGATGGAACTGACACCCGGCCAAGCCAACCATGTGTCACTGGCGACCCAGGACGCGCTGATCGCCTACCTCAGTGAAGAACTGGCCAGCTACAGCCCGCTGCACCTGGACACCATGGCCCTCGAAGACCACGACCTGGCGCTGTTGCTGCCCATGGGCCTGCCCGACTGTGTGCAGGTGTTCTACCGGATCAACGAAGGGGTTGCCGAGCTGTACGTGCTGGATGAATTCAACGCGCTCTGGCAGCAGCGCCTGCCGTTTCACGACGAGCAAAGCCTTCTGGTGCCGCTGCAGCGCTTCCTGCAATCGATTATTTATCGGCGCGACGCGCTGCTGCCGCTGGACCCGCAACAGCCACTCGGCGCGGTGCAAATCCTGTATTACCAGCTGTTGCCGTCAGGCAGCGGCCGCGCACGCCGGGCCGAACCGCGCCCAGCGCCGCAAACCCCGGCCAATAAACCGTTCTACGACGTGCAGGCGATTATCGGCAAGGCAGCACCGGGCCAGGTGGGGATCACCTTGTACTGCAATCAACGGGAGTTTTCCGAGCTGGAATTTGGCGACCAACTGTTTGCGGTGGTCGCCCAGCAAATCGTCGGGCAACGCCGGGAGGCCGAGCGCTACCGCTGCTACATCACCGATCTGGACCTGTCCGGCCTGCTCGGTGATGTTCAAAGCCCGAGCAATCTGTACCTGCGCTACAAGGCTGATCTGGAACTGGCGCTCAATGAAGCGCTGAACCAGGTTTAG
- a CDS encoding TIGR02647 family protein, whose protein sequence is MSYTPELVAELEILALFNLGSSQEGLKVHQTAAPTAIAAARRLFEKDLIDQPDGGYLTSLGRDAAEHAQSLLTILTTSKEAA, encoded by the coding sequence ATGTCGTATACCCCTGAGTTGGTTGCCGAACTGGAAATCCTTGCACTCTTCAACCTGGGCAGCTCCCAGGAAGGTCTGAAAGTTCATCAGACCGCCGCTCCCACTGCCATCGCCGCTGCCCGGCGCCTGTTTGAAAAAGACCTGATCGACCAGCCAGATGGTGGCTACCTCACCAGCCTTGGCCGGGATGCTGCCGAACACGCACAAAGCCTGCTGACTATTCTGACGACCAGCAAAGAAGCCGCCTGA
- a CDS encoding glutathione S-transferase family protein codes for MLKLYGFSVSNYYNMVKLALLEKGLPFEEVPFYAGQTPEALAVSPRGKVPVLGVEQGFINETSVILEYIEQTQGGPSLLPGDPFQRAQVLALCREIELYIELPARACFAEAFFGMPVPEAIKEKSKAELLLGIASLGRHGKFAPYVAGDSFTITDLYFVYSVDLACGVAGKLFGLDLLAELPEAKALLERLQALPNAQRVAADKEAAMPAFMAMVAAKK; via the coding sequence ATGCTCAAGCTTTATGGATTTTCGGTCAGCAACTACTACAACATGGTCAAACTGGCACTGCTGGAGAAAGGGCTGCCCTTCGAAGAGGTGCCGTTCTACGCAGGCCAGACCCCTGAAGCATTGGCCGTGAGCCCCCGGGGCAAGGTGCCGGTGCTGGGTGTCGAGCAAGGCTTTATCAACGAAACCAGCGTGATCCTCGAATACATCGAACAGACCCAGGGCGGGCCATCGCTGTTGCCCGGCGATCCGTTCCAGCGTGCCCAGGTGCTGGCGTTGTGCAGGGAAATCGAGTTGTACATCGAGTTGCCGGCCCGGGCGTGTTTTGCCGAGGCGTTTTTCGGGATGCCGGTGCCGGAGGCGATCAAGGAGAAATCCAAGGCGGAGTTATTGCTGGGGATCGCATCGCTGGGGCGGCACGGGAAGTTCGCGCCGTATGTGGCGGGGGACAGTTTCACGATTACGGATTTGTATTTTGTGTACAGCGTGGACCTGGCCTGTGGGGTGGCCGGGAAGCTGTTCGGGCTGGATCTGTTGGCTGAGTTGCCGGAGGCCAAGGCGTTGCTGGAACGCTTGCAGGCGTTGCCGAATGCCCAGCGGGTGGCGGCGGACAAGGAAGCGGCGATGCCGGCGTTTATGGCGATGGTTGCTGCCAAGAAATAA